gattaagtagttagaatgatgattttctgaattctgagatgtgttaaaatacggaatataaagtttcggagtctatacgaaaattaatataccgtattcaatacgaattataaatttccgtattcaatacgaattttaaagttccgtattcaatatggataataaagttccgtattctcttccagggatgacagaatcatttttatttcatgaatcccaattgattgaagttggattGAACAATGCTCAACTTGAAGAGGTGCCACCACCGGCATTTgtacccccgtgtataagtatagatgtctcgcatttatttacaactgatcaggtattctttaaacagatttttgcattgttttgaaagtgtaatatatcaattcttattatgtcttgatcacccttgtttatgccttgtttgtgtgttgggtatgcatcattgaacagattttccctacccgtgatgatcttatcaattgggttcatggaattgcgattgaaaatggatatgttgtgttgatcacaaagtcagatagcggtgggaatggaagcagaaaagcttatgtcatgttggggtgcgagaagcatggtaagtatgttccctacagagaccctgaccttgttgaaggaacgagaacacaaaagacagaatgtccttttagactaaaaggacgacctatgaaaaatggcatagatagagattggcggctaaaggtgatggaaggtacacacaaccatgaaccagctaggtcactacttggccacaattttgttggtcgtctaaattccgaagagaaggagcaagtggaaaaaatgtcaaagagttgggttccaccgagaaagatgttgttgactttgaaggaaaacaatcctttaaacttgactgccatatctcagatttatggtgcttgcaagaggttaagaaaatccctccgctggtcattgacagaaatgcaacacttgttgaagaagttggacggtgacaagtacgtccactttgaaagacatgagcctggatcggaagtcattaggaatgtattttgggctcatccaaatgctatcaaactgttcaacacatttccatatgtagtgattatggattgcacatacaagacaaacaaatataaaattccattgcttgagattgttggactgacttccacagataagacatactccatagccttttgctacattgttaatgagggcacagatgactacgtttgggcactggagtgtatgaagtctctattagctgatcaagccatgttgcctaaggtgattgttactgacagggatcttgccttattgagtgctgctaagcaaagccttcccaacaccagccatttattatgcttgtggcacatcaacaagtgtgttttggcaaagtgcaaactctatgttggtacagatgattttgctgaattggttatggggaagtggggagaggtggtggatgctgcaacagttgaagaatttgaagttcaatagatgcaattgtttaatatgtgcaaggacaaatacagcaactttacctcctattgttctactacatggttggtccacaaggaaaaatttgccaaggcatggacaaatcatgtgatgcactttggaacaacaacaagtaacaggtacaaaaattatatgagcttaatttatgccttgttatatgtttttcatttgatagattgtttacattggagagttaataagatatctgtttgttgtttgcagtgctgagggtgcacatgccagtttgaagaagatgttgcgggattgcaagggtgacctagccacttcttgggatgcgtcgcatagtttgacatgtaatcgacatactgaaatattagcatcgtttgagcgcagtattcacataattgatcacattttcatgtgcccattttacacaaatattagaggatttgtgtcaaacaaatgcctgcAGCTCCTTGATGCtgaacatataagaatgaagtcctacggccgatgcgattgcttgttgagagagactcaaGGGCTGCCTTgcggttgtgaacttgcaggtcaccggtcaaccactctcttgtcaattaattctatttgttattaaaagtgacacttttgtgaacttacaggttatgaaagaattccatatgaggcaattcatccattc
This is a stretch of genomic DNA from Lotus japonicus ecotype B-129 chromosome 1, LjGifu_v1.2. It encodes these proteins:
- the LOC130734460 gene encoding protein FAR1-RELATED SEQUENCE 5-like, with protein sequence MDNKVPYSLPGMTESFLFHESQLIEVGLNNAQLEEVPPPAFVPPCISIDVSHLFTTDQIFPTRDDLINWVHGIAIENGYVVLITKSDSGGNGSRKAYVMLGCEKHGKYVPYRDPDLVEGTRTQKTECPFRLKGRPMKNGIDRDWRLKVMEGTHNHEPARSLLGHNFVGRLNSEEKEQVEKMSKSWVPPRKMLLTLKENNPLNLTAISQIYGACKRLRKSLRWSLTEMQHLLKKLDGDKYVHFERHEPGSEVIRNVFWAHPNAIKLFNTFPYVVIMDCTYKTNKYKIPLLEIVGLTSTDKTYSIAFCYIVNEGTDDYVWALECMKSLLADQAMLPKVIVTDRDLALLSAAKQSLPNTSHLLCLWHINKCVLAKCKLYVGTDDFAELVMGKWGEVVDAATVEEFEVQ